In one Rhodococcus sp. B50 genomic region, the following are encoded:
- a CDS encoding nitrate/nitrite transporter, which translates to MTTFIENESLQDKFARKHNIERWDAEDVEAWEAGGKRVAKRNLIWSVIAEHVGFSVWSIWSVMVLFMPTEVYGIDAAGKFFLVAVPTLVGAILRIPYTVATARFGGRNWTIFSALVLLIPTLGALYLMLNPGHSYTTFMLVAALAGVGGGNFASSMTNINAFYPQRLKGWALGLNAGGGNIGVPAVQLIGLLVIATVGNTEPWIVCAVYLVLCAVAALGAALFMDNLGDQRADLRAMGAALKFRDSWIISFLYIGTFGSFIGFSFAFGQVLQINFLAGGDTPAQAALHAAQIAFIGPLLGSISRPLGGKLADRIGGGKITLYTFVAMALAAAVLIVAGTLDDRTTGAASGGVLTAMVLGFIALFLLSGLGNGSVYKMIPSIFEARAQDLDGLDRDEKAAWSRSMSGALIGFAGAIGGLGGVGINLVFRASYGGQAQSATMAFWVFAIFYLVCIAVTWFVFLRRPHPTLTSEPSTEAPAPARVAV; encoded by the coding sequence ATGACGACCTTCATCGAAAATGAAAGTCTCCAAGACAAATTCGCGCGCAAGCACAACATCGAGCGGTGGGACGCCGAGGATGTCGAGGCGTGGGAGGCCGGCGGCAAGCGGGTCGCCAAGCGCAATCTGATCTGGTCGGTGATCGCCGAGCACGTCGGCTTCTCCGTCTGGTCGATCTGGTCGGTCATGGTCCTGTTCATGCCCACCGAGGTGTACGGCATCGACGCCGCCGGAAAGTTCTTCCTCGTCGCGGTCCCCACGCTCGTGGGCGCGATCCTGCGCATCCCCTACACCGTCGCCACCGCCCGCTTCGGCGGTCGCAACTGGACCATCTTCAGTGCCCTCGTGCTTCTGATCCCCACCCTCGGGGCGCTGTACCTGATGTTGAACCCGGGCCACTCCTACACCACCTTCATGCTGGTCGCGGCACTCGCCGGGGTCGGCGGCGGCAATTTCGCGTCGTCGATGACCAACATCAACGCTTTCTACCCGCAGCGCCTGAAGGGCTGGGCCCTCGGACTCAACGCAGGTGGCGGCAACATCGGTGTCCCGGCAGTCCAGCTGATCGGTCTGCTCGTCATCGCCACCGTCGGCAACACCGAGCCCTGGATCGTGTGTGCGGTCTACCTGGTCCTGTGTGCCGTCGCAGCCCTGGGCGCCGCACTGTTCATGGACAACCTCGGTGATCAGAGGGCCGACCTGCGGGCCATGGGCGCCGCGCTGAAGTTCCGTGACTCGTGGATCATCTCCTTCCTCTACATCGGCACCTTCGGTTCGTTCATCGGTTTCAGCTTCGCCTTCGGCCAGGTGCTGCAGATCAACTTCCTGGCCGGCGGCGACACCCCCGCCCAGGCCGCACTGCACGCCGCGCAGATCGCCTTCATCGGCCCGCTCCTCGGATCGATCTCGCGCCCGCTCGGCGGCAAGCTCGCCGATCGCATCGGTGGTGGGAAGATCACCCTCTACACCTTCGTCGCGATGGCACTGGCCGCCGCGGTGCTCATCGTCGCCGGCACCCTCGACGACCGCACCACCGGCGCCGCGAGCGGCGGTGTGCTGACCGCGATGGTGCTCGGCTTCATCGCCCTGTTCCTGCTCTCCGGGCTCGGCAACGGCTCGGTCTACAAGATGATCCCCTCGATCTTCGAGGCTCGTGCGCAGGACCTCGACGGACTCGACCGCGACGAGAAGGCCGCCTGGTCGCGCAGCATGTCCGGTGCCCTCATCGGATTCGCGGGTGCCATCGGCGGACTCGGCGGCGTCGGTATCAACCTGGTCTTCCGCGCCTCCTACGGCGGGCAGGCCCAGTCCGCGACGATGGCCTTCTGGGTCTTCGCGATCTTCTACCTCGTGTGCATCGCGGTGACCTGGTTCGTCTTCCTCCGCCGCCCCCATCCGACCCTCACGAGCGAACCGTCCACCGAGGCTCCCGCCCCGGCCCGCGTCGCAGTCTGA
- the nirB gene encoding nitrite reductase large subunit NirB — MSRKNVVVVGHGMVAHRFVEALRVRDEQDNWSVTVLGEEADAAYDRVGLSSYVGSWDRKELALAGNDYAADDLVDLRVGTRAVGIDRTARTVTTAGGDVLRYDSLVLATGSYPFVPPVPGHDLPDCFVYRTLDDLDGIRAAAERAEATGRAGVVIGGGLLGLEAANALRLLGVTPHVVEYNNRLMPAQVDEGGGRVLDRLVTDLGLVTHLGVGTEKIEPGPEGLQVSLSDGSVIDAGLVVFSAGVRPRDELAREAGLELGGRGGVLTDRACRSTADEAVYAIGECAAVEGTCYGLVAPGYSTAEVVADRLVGGSAEFPGADLSTKLKLLGVDVASFGDAHATTPGALEVVLSDSAKGTYAKLVVSDDAKTLLGGILVGDASAYGTLRPLVGRELPGDPATLISPAGEKPGAGSLPDDAEVCSCNGVTKGAICGAIAEGACDIAQIKSCTSAGTTCGGCLPSVKQLLAQSGVQMSKALCEHFEQSRAELFQIVQATGIRTFSALIAQYGTGHGCDICKPVVASILASTDSDHILHPKQAGLQDTNDHFLANIQKNGTYSVVPRMPGGECTPEQLIVIGEVARDFGLYVKMTGGQRIDLFGARVEQLPQIWKRLVDAGMESGQAYGKSLRTVKSCVGSTWCRYGVQDSVGMAVALELRYRGLRSPHKLKMGVSGCARECAEARGKDVGVIATENGWNLYVCGNGGQSPKHAQLLAGGLDDETLIRYIDRFLMFYVRTADRLQRTAPWLEALEGGLEHLKDVVCNDALGIADDLEAAMAKHVGGYKDEWAGVLEDPEKLARFVSFVNAPEQPDPTVRFDDSGPRKVPVLVGMPGIGPGAGA; from the coding sequence ATGAGCCGCAAGAACGTCGTCGTCGTCGGACACGGAATGGTCGCCCACCGCTTCGTCGAAGCCCTGCGTGTCCGCGACGAGCAGGACAACTGGTCGGTGACCGTGCTCGGTGAGGAGGCCGACGCCGCCTACGACCGCGTGGGACTGTCGTCCTACGTCGGGTCCTGGGACCGCAAGGAACTCGCCCTCGCCGGAAACGACTACGCAGCAGACGATCTCGTCGACCTGCGTGTCGGCACCCGCGCCGTGGGAATCGACCGCACGGCCCGCACCGTCACCACCGCCGGCGGCGACGTTCTGCGCTACGACAGCCTCGTCCTCGCGACCGGCTCGTATCCCTTCGTCCCGCCGGTGCCCGGACACGACCTGCCGGACTGCTTCGTCTACCGCACCCTCGACGATCTCGACGGCATCCGCGCCGCAGCCGAACGCGCCGAGGCCACCGGCCGCGCCGGTGTCGTCATCGGTGGCGGTCTGCTCGGACTCGAGGCCGCCAACGCGCTGCGCCTGCTGGGCGTGACCCCGCACGTCGTCGAATACAACAACCGGCTGATGCCCGCCCAGGTCGACGAGGGCGGCGGCCGCGTCCTGGACCGTCTCGTCACCGACCTCGGACTCGTCACCCACCTCGGTGTGGGCACCGAGAAGATCGAACCCGGGCCGGAGGGGCTGCAGGTGAGCCTGTCCGACGGGAGCGTCATCGACGCTGGGCTCGTCGTCTTCTCCGCCGGTGTCCGTCCCCGCGACGAACTCGCCCGGGAGGCCGGACTCGAACTCGGTGGTCGCGGCGGTGTGCTCACCGACCGCGCCTGCCGCAGCACCGCGGACGAGGCCGTCTACGCGATCGGCGAATGCGCCGCCGTGGAAGGCACCTGCTACGGACTCGTCGCCCCGGGCTACAGCACCGCCGAGGTCGTCGCCGACCGGCTCGTCGGGGGCTCCGCGGAGTTCCCCGGCGCCGACCTGTCCACCAAGCTCAAGCTGCTCGGCGTGGACGTCGCGAGCTTCGGCGACGCACACGCGACCACCCCGGGTGCGCTGGAAGTCGTGCTGTCCGACTCCGCGAAGGGCACCTACGCCAAGCTCGTCGTCTCCGACGACGCGAAGACCCTGCTCGGCGGCATCCTCGTCGGCGACGCCTCGGCCTACGGCACGCTACGCCCGCTCGTCGGCCGCGAGCTGCCCGGTGATCCGGCCACACTGATCTCCCCGGCGGGGGAGAAGCCGGGCGCCGGCTCGCTGCCCGACGACGCCGAGGTGTGCTCGTGCAACGGCGTGACCAAGGGTGCGATCTGCGGGGCGATCGCCGAGGGAGCCTGCGACATCGCGCAGATCAAGTCGTGCACGAGCGCCGGCACCACCTGCGGCGGCTGCCTCCCGAGCGTCAAGCAGCTGCTCGCCCAGTCGGGTGTGCAGATGTCGAAGGCCCTGTGTGAGCACTTCGAACAGTCCCGGGCCGAGTTGTTCCAGATCGTCCAGGCCACCGGAATCCGCACCTTCTCCGCACTCATCGCGCAGTACGGCACCGGGCACGGTTGCGACATCTGCAAGCCGGTGGTCGCCTCGATCCTCGCCTCCACCGACTCCGACCACATCCTGCACCCGAAGCAGGCCGGCCTGCAGGACACGAACGACCACTTCCTCGCCAATATCCAGAAGAACGGCACCTATTCGGTCGTGCCGCGTATGCCGGGCGGCGAGTGCACGCCCGAGCAGCTCATCGTGATCGGTGAGGTGGCACGCGATTTCGGTCTCTACGTCAAGATGACCGGCGGCCAGCGCATCGACCTGTTCGGTGCCCGCGTCGAACAGCTCCCGCAGATCTGGAAGCGGCTCGTCGACGCCGGCATGGAATCCGGTCAGGCGTACGGCAAGTCGCTGCGCACCGTCAAGAGCTGCGTCGGTTCCACCTGGTGCCGCTACGGCGTGCAGGACTCGGTGGGGATGGCCGTCGCCCTCGAACTGCGGTACCGCGGACTGCGATCGCCCCACAAGCTGAAGATGGGTGTGTCGGGCTGCGCCCGCGAATGCGCGGAGGCGCGTGGCAAGGACGTCGGGGTCATCGCCACGGAGAACGGCTGGAACCTGTATGTGTGCGGCAACGGCGGCCAGTCGCCCAAGCACGCGCAGCTTCTTGCCGGTGGTCTCGACGACGAGACCCTCATCCGTTACATCGACCGGTTCCTGATGTTCTATGTGCGCACCGCCGACCGGCTCCAGCGCACTGCCCCCTGGCTCGAGGCGCTCGAAGGTGGGCTCGAGCACCTGAAGGATGTCGTGTGCAACGATGCCCTCGGTATCGCCGACGATCTCGAGGCCGCGATGGCCAAGCATGTCGGCGGTTACAAGGACGAGTGGGCCGGGGTCCTCGAGGATCCGGAGAAGCTGGCGCGGTTCGTGTCGTTCGTCAACGCCCCCGAGCAGCCCGACCCCACGGTCCGCTTCGACGACAGCGGCCCCCGCAAGGTG